A single window of bacterium DNA harbors:
- a CDS encoding (Fe-S)-binding protein, producing the protein METVSPLAEIVQEIMKAGGESFKFCYQCGKCDVVCPWNRVTDFSMRRIVRQAALGLPEIELDDIWRCTTCGYCPSVCPRGVGQIEVGVAMRRIAAAYGVFSGSAKTVPAAGASLASDGNPLGEARDKRTAWASGLSVRPFTEGMEILYFVGCYYSYDPRNMKVAVATARILDRAGVDFGILGTRESCCGESIRKAGDEAKFKTLARENIKAFIDHGVKRILVSSPHCYHTFKNEYSEFMMNLEVVHISQYLNELVEQGRLELDGRFEKRVTYHDPCYLGRHNGLFDQPRDVLKKLSGLELVEMPDSRQKSLCCGGGGGRIWMHTDKDERFGNLRLAQAKEVGAEVLVTSCPYCISNFEESRLSLLTDETLSDEEALQIMDLTEVVLESLAGSEETP; encoded by the coding sequence GTGGAGACGGTCAGCCCCCTCGCGGAAATCGTCCAGGAGATCATGAAGGCCGGTGGGGAATCCTTCAAGTTCTGCTATCAGTGCGGGAAATGCGATGTCGTCTGCCCCTGGAACAGGGTTACGGACTTCAGCATGCGCAGGATCGTCCGGCAGGCCGCCCTTGGTTTGCCGGAGATCGAACTCGACGACATCTGGCGCTGCACGACCTGCGGTTACTGCCCGTCGGTGTGCCCCCGGGGCGTCGGGCAGATCGAGGTGGGTGTCGCGATGCGCAGGATCGCCGCGGCCTATGGCGTGTTCTCCGGCTCTGCGAAGACCGTGCCCGCCGCCGGCGCGAGCCTCGCCAGCGACGGCAATCCCCTGGGCGAAGCGAGAGACAAGCGGACGGCCTGGGCGAGCGGTCTTTCCGTCAGGCCGTTCACCGAGGGGATGGAGATCCTCTACTTCGTGGGGTGCTACTACAGCTATGACCCGCGCAACATGAAGGTGGCGGTCGCCACCGCCAGGATCCTCGACAGGGCAGGCGTGGATTTCGGGATCCTGGGCACCCGGGAGAGCTGCTGCGGCGAGAGCATCCGCAAGGCGGGCGATGAGGCGAAGTTCAAGACCCTGGCCAGGGAGAACATCAAGGCCTTCATCGACCATGGGGTGAAGAGGATCCTCGTGTCCTCCCCCCACTGCTACCACACTTTCAAGAACGAGTACTCCGAGTTCATGATGAACCTCGAGGTCGTTCACATCTCCCAGTACCTGAACGAGCTGGTCGAACAGGGACGACTCGAGCTCGACGGGCGGTTCGAGAAGAGGGTCACCTATCACGACCCATGCTACCTGGGGCGACACAACGGCCTCTTCGACCAGCCGAGGGACGTGCTGAAGAAGCTGTCCGGCCTGGAGCTGGTGGAGATGCCCGATTCCCGGCAGAAAAGCCTATGTTGCGGCGGAGGGGGCGGTCGGATCTGGATGCACACGGACAAGGACGAGAGATTCGGCAACCTCAGATTGGCTCAGGCGAAGGAGGTCGGCGCAGAAGTGCTGGTCACTTCGTGCCCCTACTGCATCAGCAACTTCGAGGAGAGCAGGCTTTCCCTTCTGACCGATGAAACGCTGTCGGACGAGGAAGCCTTGCAGATCATGGACCTCACCGAGGTCGTCCTGGAGTCGCTCGCGGGAAGCGAGGAGACGCCGTGA
- a CDS encoding (4Fe-4S)-binding protein, producing MAPKKKTIKKIKIDVSKCNGCRGCEVICSAFHSSPRFSSNNPARSRIRVICDPLSDIYVPVYAGEYTAAECAGRDQYTIDGKEYEECTFCRASCPSRDIFKEPDSGLPLKCDMCESDPSLAEPMCVQWCLSGALTFEVREVEAEEEEEEAPGEIDAGLEALANKHGWSKVIDAVDRMSNRP from the coding sequence ATGGCCCCGAAGAAGAAGACCATCAAGAAGATCAAGATCGACGTGAGCAAGTGCAACGGCTGCCGGGGCTGCGAGGTGATCTGCTCCGCTTTTCACTCTTCACCGCGATTCAGCAGCAACAATCCGGCGAGATCCCGTATCCGCGTGATCTGCGATCCCCTGTCGGACATCTACGTGCCGGTGTATGCGGGCGAGTACACGGCCGCCGAGTGCGCGGGCAGGGACCAGTACACGATCGACGGGAAGGAATACGAGGAGTGCACCTTCTGCCGGGCCTCCTGTCCGTCCCGTGACATCTTCAAGGAACCGGACTCCGGTCTCCCGCTGAAGTGCGACATGTGCGAATCCGATCCGTCGCTCGCAGAGCCGATGTGCGTCCAGTGGTGTCTGTCGGGTGCGCTGACCTTCGAGGTGCGGGAAGTGGAAGCGGAAGAAGAGGAAGAGGAAGCCCCCGGGGAGATCGACGCCGGGCTGGAGGCTCTGGCCAACAAGCATGGCTGGTCGAAGGTGATCGACGCCGTCGACCGGATGTCGAACAGGCCCTAA
- a CDS encoding aldehyde dehydrogenase — protein MRYAETGFDLEIDLTRGNIERVATDPQLTELHLGGLGTNAKLFWDRVPPEVGHFDPENLLVFGTGLLVGTPAPSCNRTVVSSISPQTRLFGFSMMGGFFGPELKRAGYDKVVLSGKSPTPVFLWIHDDKVELRDAKHLMGLGTLESAEVIRQELGQPNAAVSSIGLAGENRVFFASIEQGRSSASRLGMGAVMGDKNLKAVAVLGTGDIHIAHPAEFMELCNESLAYIQHREKNPIPGVMPILAGLGSPQEMAIDDEKWHTENFAWGNARVRRKGFWTEEVSEQWTNTMESMRTRLLSCYNCPMKCGAAISVDTRMCSYMMKCFSKLTYTMGAFSNLDFGLRIAQKATEHGVDAFSAPQTMAFALELLEAGILKDEDFPGMPLDNEGRFYWLLDRIVRREGIGDILADGTYWAAERIGNGAQEYAHNNIKKTEQLPLKLGMLNQMYFLMYCTGEKANITQIEGNFPQAPFPTREEREDFTENWPHVPDERFKKWFEDWELRGDNSIPNYPTAEASCEIVNWQEKMHYIDDSTGMCAGLSSFPYKPPFHIHNLPSLISAGSGLELDEDSLTRITKRNRDLVRALNIRRGMRRADEAPPADHWKRRFPELEENLLDTYYEFKGWNREGIPTGESLHDLDLDYVAEDFRRRGILTENDGVPPRTASEDGGGS, from the coding sequence ATGAGATACGCAGAGACGGGATTCGATCTGGAAATCGATCTGACCCGGGGAAACATCGAGCGGGTGGCCACGGACCCGCAGCTCACCGAGCTTCATCTCGGAGGGTTGGGCACCAACGCCAAGCTGTTCTGGGATCGGGTCCCCCCCGAGGTCGGGCACTTCGATCCGGAAAACCTGCTCGTATTCGGCACCGGACTGCTGGTGGGAACGCCCGCTCCCAGCTGCAACCGCACCGTCGTATCTTCCATCTCTCCGCAGACCCGACTGTTCGGGTTCTCGATGATGGGCGGGTTCTTCGGCCCCGAGCTGAAGCGCGCCGGGTACGACAAGGTGGTCCTGAGCGGCAAGTCCCCCACGCCGGTCTTCCTGTGGATCCATGACGACAAGGTGGAACTGCGGGACGCGAAGCATCTGATGGGTCTGGGTACCCTCGAGAGTGCCGAGGTCATCCGCCAGGAGCTGGGCCAACCGAACGCCGCGGTCTCTTCCATCGGTCTGGCCGGCGAGAACCGGGTCTTCTTCGCTTCCATCGAGCAGGGCAGATCCAGCGCCAGCCGACTCGGCATGGGCGCCGTGATGGGGGACAAGAACCTCAAGGCGGTCGCCGTGCTCGGAACCGGGGACATCCACATCGCGCACCCCGCCGAGTTCATGGAGCTCTGCAACGAGTCGCTGGCGTACATCCAGCACCGGGAAAAGAACCCGATCCCGGGCGTGATGCCCATCCTGGCCGGCCTCGGCTCCCCGCAGGAGATGGCCATCGACGACGAGAAGTGGCACACCGAGAACTTCGCCTGGGGCAACGCCCGCGTCCGCCGCAAGGGCTTCTGGACCGAGGAGGTCAGCGAGCAGTGGACGAACACGATGGAGTCCATGCGGACCCGGCTCCTGAGCTGCTACAACTGCCCGATGAAGTGCGGCGCCGCCATCTCCGTCGACACGCGGATGTGCTCGTACATGATGAAGTGCTTCTCCAAGCTCACCTACACCATGGGCGCGTTCTCGAACCTGGACTTCGGCCTGCGCATCGCCCAGAAGGCCACCGAACACGGCGTGGACGCCTTCTCGGCGCCGCAGACGATGGCCTTCGCCCTCGAGCTGCTGGAAGCCGGCATCCTCAAGGACGAGGATTTCCCGGGCATGCCCCTGGACAACGAGGGCCGGTTCTACTGGCTGCTCGACAGGATCGTCCGGCGGGAGGGCATCGGCGACATCCTGGCCGACGGCACCTACTGGGCCGCCGAGAGGATCGGCAACGGCGCGCAGGAATACGCGCACAACAACATCAAGAAGACCGAGCAGCTGCCGCTCAAGCTGGGCATGCTGAACCAGATGTACTTCCTGATGTACTGCACCGGCGAGAAGGCCAACATCACCCAGATCGAGGGCAACTTCCCCCAGGCGCCGTTCCCGACGAGGGAAGAGCGGGAGGACTTCACCGAGAACTGGCCCCACGTCCCGGACGAGCGCTTCAAGAAGTGGTTCGAGGACTGGGAGCTCCGCGGCGACAACTCGATTCCCAACTATCCGACCGCCGAGGCGAGCTGCGAGATCGTGAACTGGCAGGAGAAGATGCACTACATCGACGACAGCACCGGGATGTGCGCCGGGCTGTCGTCCTTCCCCTACAAGCCGCCGTTCCACATCCACAACCTGCCCTCGCTGATCTCGGCGGGATCCGGGCTCGAACTTGACGAGGACTCCCTGACCCGCATCACGAAGCGGAACCGGGACCTGGTCAGGGCCCTCAACATCCGCAGGGGCATGCGGCGGGCGGACGAGGCGCCCCCGGCGGACCACTGGAAGAGGCGGTTCCCAGAACTCGAGGAGAACCTGCTGGACACCTACTACGAGTTCAAGGGCTGGAACCGCGAGGGTATTCCCACCGGCGAGTCCCTGCACGACCTGGATCTGGACTACGTGGCCGAGGACTTCCGGCGGCGGGGCATCCTGACGGAGAACGACGGGGTCCCACCCCGAACGGCCTCCGAAGATGGAGGCGGATCGTGA